A window from Streptomyces sp. NBC_00335 encodes these proteins:
- a CDS encoding homoserine dehydrogenase, with the protein MRTRPLKVALLGCGVVGSEVARIMTTHADDLTARIGAPVELAGVAVRRPSKVREGIDPALVTTDATALLKRGDIDVAIEVIGGIEPARTLITTAFEHGISVVSANKALLAQDGAALHAAAEAAGLDLYYEAAVAGAIPLVRPMRESLAGDKINRVMGIVNGTTNFILDKMDSTGAGYQEALDEATALGYAEADPTADVEGYDAAAKAAILAGIAFHTRVRLDDVYREGMTEVSAADFASAKRMGCTIKLLAILERAADGESVTARVHPAMIPLTHPLASVREAYNAVFVEAEAAGRLMFYGPGAGGAPTASAVLGDLVAVCRNKLAEAKGPGESAYTQLPVSPMGDVVTRYHISLDVADKPGVLAQVATTFAEHGVSIDTVRQQGKDGEASLVVVTHRAPDAALSGTVEALRKLDTVRGVASIMRVEGE; encoded by the coding sequence ATGCGTACGCGTCCGCTGAAGGTGGCGCTGCTGGGCTGTGGAGTGGTCGGCTCGGAAGTTGCCCGCATCATGACGACGCACGCCGACGATCTGACGGCCAGGATCGGCGCGCCCGTCGAGCTCGCCGGCGTGGCCGTGCGCCGCCCCTCCAAGGTGCGCGAGGGCATCGACCCGGCCCTGGTCACCACCGATGCGACCGCGCTGCTCAAACGCGGCGACATCGACGTCGCGATCGAGGTCATCGGCGGCATCGAGCCGGCCCGCACCCTGATCACCACCGCCTTCGAGCACGGCATCTCCGTCGTCTCGGCGAACAAGGCGCTGCTCGCCCAGGACGGCGCCGCGCTGCACGCCGCCGCCGAGGCCGCCGGGCTGGACCTGTACTACGAGGCCGCCGTCGCCGGCGCCATCCCGCTGGTCCGCCCCATGCGCGAGTCCCTCGCGGGCGACAAGATCAACCGGGTGATGGGCATCGTCAACGGCACGACGAACTTCATCCTCGACAAGATGGACTCCACCGGCGCCGGGTACCAGGAGGCCCTCGACGAGGCCACCGCCCTCGGGTACGCCGAGGCCGACCCCACCGCCGACGTGGAGGGCTACGACGCCGCCGCCAAGGCCGCGATCCTGGCCGGCATCGCCTTCCACACCCGGGTCCGCCTCGACGACGTCTACCGCGAGGGCATGACCGAGGTCAGCGCCGCCGACTTCGCGTCCGCCAAGCGCATGGGCTGCACCATCAAGCTCCTCGCCATCCTGGAGCGCGCCGCCGACGGCGAGTCCGTCACCGCCCGCGTCCACCCGGCGATGATCCCGCTGACCCACCCGCTCGCCTCCGTCCGCGAGGCGTACAACGCGGTGTTCGTCGAGGCGGAGGCCGCCGGGCGGCTCATGTTCTACGGTCCGGGCGCGGGCGGCGCGCCGACCGCGTCCGCGGTCCTCGGCGACCTCGTCGCCGTCTGCCGCAACAAGCTCGCCGAGGCAAAGGGGCCGGGCGAGTCGGCTTACACCCAGCTGCCGGTCAGCCCCATGGGGGATGTCGTCACCCGCTACCACATCAGCCTCGATGTGGCGGACAAGCCGGGCGTCCTCGCCCAGGTGGCGACCACCTTCGCGGAGCACGGAGTGTCCATCGACACCGTCCGACAGCAGGGAAAGGACGGCGAGGCCTCCCTCGTCGTCGTCACTCACCGTGCGCCCGACGCCGCCCTCTCCGGGACCGTCGAGGCGCTGCGGAAGCTGGACACCGTCCGCGGTGTCGCCAGCATCATGCGTGTTGAAGGGGAGTAA
- the nrtL gene encoding ArgS-related anticodon-binding protein NrtL: MTPVDLSRSVVRALRRAVEDGELPAGVVVPERVVVERTRPGGVGDYASPVAFGVAKGAGVAPRGVAEVLAPRLAGLAGVERVEITGAGFLNFVLAESSVGELVRGIRAGGAASYGLAPEGCAIPETVDAPAGALRERVVHAAVQRIVSGQGVERVEGAGGERAPAVRSARIAPVAKRDGDVVAVYGAGAAVWAMLGVPAAETPVFSASLLVQDESSELFRVRYACDRARALTRNAAQLGFQGEPGELGEPGEPGEPGDVHGVGVLLGALRDHPLVLEAAAHHRAPERLVRQLVVIADALLDFQYHVLPKGDEKPSAAHRARLALAEAAGTVLAGGLALLGIDVPDHHHLHHHHHL; the protein is encoded by the coding sequence GTGACCCCCGTCGACCTCTCCCGTTCCGTCGTGCGCGCCCTGCGCCGCGCCGTCGAGGACGGGGAGCTGCCCGCCGGTGTGGTCGTGCCCGAGCGGGTCGTCGTCGAGCGGACGCGGCCCGGGGGAGTGGGGGACTACGCCTCGCCCGTCGCGTTCGGGGTGGCGAAGGGTGCCGGAGTCGCGCCCCGTGGAGTGGCCGAGGTGCTGGCCCCGCGGCTGGCGGGTCTGGCCGGGGTCGAGCGGGTGGAGATCACCGGCGCCGGGTTCCTGAACTTCGTACTCGCCGAGAGTTCCGTCGGAGAGCTGGTACGGGGCATTCGTGCCGGTGGAGCGGCGTCGTACGGCCTCGCCCCCGAGGGGTGCGCGATCCCCGAGACCGTCGACGCCCCCGCAGGGGCCCTGCGCGAGCGCGTCGTGCACGCGGCCGTGCAGCGGATCGTGAGCGGTCAGGGGGTGGAGCGGGTGGAAGGGGCGGGGGGAGAGCGCGCCCCCGCCGTCCGCAGCGCCCGCATCGCCCCCGTCGCCAAGCGGGACGGGGATGTGGTCGCCGTGTACGGGGCCGGCGCCGCCGTCTGGGCGATGCTCGGTGTTCCCGCCGCCGAGACCCCCGTGTTCTCCGCGTCGCTGCTCGTCCAGGACGAGTCCAGTGAGTTGTTCCGGGTGCGGTACGCCTGCGACCGGGCGCGCGCGCTGACCCGTAACGCCGCGCAGCTGGGGTTCCAGGGCGAGCCCGGCGAGCTGGGTGAGCCGGGTGAGCCGGGTGAGCCGGGAGACGTGCACGGCGTCGGCGTCCTGCTCGGTGCGCTCCGCGACCACCCGCTCGTGCTCGAAGCCGCCGCGCACCACCGCGCGCCCGAGCGGCTCGTCCGGCAGCTCGTCGTCATCGCCGACGCCCTGCTCGACTTCCAGTACCACGTCCTGCCCAAGGGCGACGAGAAACCCTCGGCCGCCCACCGCGCCCGGCTGGCCCTTGCCGAAGCCGCCGGGACGGTGCTGGCCGGCGGCCTGGCCCTGCTCGGCATCGACGTGCCCGACCACCACCACCTTCACCATCACCACCACCTGTGA
- the lysA gene encoding diaminopimelate decarboxylase, whose product MSRSAHPAGPRHADVMPEGHYAPPPADLNALDEKVWARTVGRNGDGVVTVGGIEVTRLAEEFGTPAYFLDEEDFRARCRAWAHAFGPDADVFYAGKAFLSKAVVKWLKEEGLNLDVCSGGELATALAAGMPAGRIAFHGNNKSTSEITRAIEAGVGRIVLDSFQEIARVAHIARELGVRQPVQIRVTVGVEAHTHEFIATAHEDQKFGIAVADGSAAEAVRRALGHDSLELLGVHSHIGSQIFDMAGFEVSAKRVVRLLAAVRDEHGVELPEIDLGGGLGIAYTSADDPREPHEIAKALHEIVARECEAAGLRAPRISVEPGRAIVGPTAFTLYEVGTVKPLEGLRTYVSVDGGMSDNIRTALYDAEYSVSLVSRTSDAEPMLVRVVGKHCESGDIVVKDAFLPADIAPGDLLAVPATGAYCRSMASNYNHVLRPPVVAVRDGQARVIVRRETEEDLLRLDVG is encoded by the coding sequence ATGAGCCGTTCCGCACACCCCGCCGGGCCCCGCCACGCCGACGTCATGCCCGAGGGCCACTACGCCCCGCCGCCCGCCGACCTCAACGCGCTCGACGAGAAGGTCTGGGCGCGCACGGTCGGCCGTAACGGCGACGGAGTCGTCACCGTCGGCGGGATCGAAGTGACCCGTCTCGCCGAGGAGTTCGGGACGCCCGCCTACTTCCTCGACGAGGAGGACTTCCGGGCGCGCTGCCGCGCCTGGGCGCACGCCTTCGGGCCGGACGCCGACGTCTTCTACGCCGGCAAGGCGTTCCTCTCCAAGGCCGTCGTGAAGTGGCTCAAGGAGGAGGGGCTCAACCTCGACGTGTGCTCGGGAGGGGAGCTGGCCACCGCGCTCGCCGCCGGGATGCCCGCCGGGCGCATCGCCTTCCACGGCAACAACAAGTCCACGAGCGAGATCACCCGCGCCATCGAGGCCGGCGTCGGCCGGATCGTGCTCGACTCCTTCCAGGAGATCGCCCGCGTCGCGCACATCGCCCGCGAGCTCGGCGTACGCCAGCCCGTGCAGATCCGCGTCACCGTGGGCGTGGAGGCGCACACCCACGAGTTCATCGCCACCGCGCACGAGGACCAGAAGTTCGGGATCGCCGTCGCCGACGGGTCGGCCGCCGAGGCCGTACGGCGTGCGCTGGGCCACGACAGCCTGGAGCTGCTCGGCGTCCACTCCCACATCGGCTCGCAGATCTTCGACATGGCCGGCTTCGAGGTCTCCGCCAAGCGCGTCGTACGCCTGCTCGCCGCCGTGCGCGACGAGCACGGGGTGGAGCTGCCCGAGATCGACCTCGGCGGCGGGCTGGGCATCGCCTACACCTCCGCCGACGACCCGCGCGAGCCGCACGAGATCGCCAAGGCCCTGCACGAGATCGTCGCCCGCGAGTGCGAGGCGGCCGGCCTGCGCGCCCCGCGGATCTCGGTGGAACCCGGACGGGCGATCGTGGGCCCGACGGCCTTCACCCTTTACGAGGTGGGGACGGTCAAGCCGCTGGAGGGACTGCGGACGTACGTCTCCGTCGACGGCGGGATGTCCGACAACATCCGGACGGCCCTCTACGACGCCGAGTACTCGGTCAGCCTCGTCTCCCGGACCTCCGACGCCGAGCCCATGCTCGTGCGCGTCGTGGGCAAGCACTGCGAGAGCGGCGACATCGTGGTCAAGGACGCGTTCCTGCCCGCCGACATCGCCCCCGGCGACCTCCTCGCGGTCCCGGCGACCGGCGCGTACTGCCGTTCGATGGCGAGCAACTACAACCACGTGCTCCGCCCGCCCGTCGTCGCCGTGCGTGACGGTCAGGCGCGTGTCATCGTCCGCCGGGAGACGGAGGAGGATCTCCTGCGTCTCGACGTCGGCTGA
- a CDS encoding HNH endonuclease signature motif containing protein: MALHLLYRRAGFPGIKSISDASVHLGDNCDVISHQGVSNILAGKSTPRWSKLEALVLVLASRDVTRPEPRVIAREFHGLWLQVASEPTLQSIRVDDAGKPPPEELPTDPSGSLAPPVRPVAGVVRGRRSLSTRRKRDLLLEVGGRCPVPRCASSSMEVAHITPLAMGGTNDFGNLIYLCANHHRQYDGGEFTEQDLRLIKARLAWSADRYTNAEYLWLGVFSKNRGTHFLHPVEERNCLRFLEADGYIQRVDTPGAAKPDMDTWRLAEIGVRLAGVWADSGAPAINIATGP; encoded by the coding sequence GTGGCCCTCCATCTCCTTTACAGAAGGGCTGGATTTCCCGGAATTAAATCCATCAGTGACGCTTCGGTGCATCTGGGCGATAATTGCGATGTGATCTCCCATCAAGGGGTTTCGAATATCCTTGCGGGTAAATCGACCCCGAGGTGGAGCAAGCTCGAAGCCCTGGTGCTCGTACTCGCGAGCCGCGACGTAACCCGGCCGGAGCCAAGGGTCATTGCTCGGGAGTTTCATGGCCTCTGGCTTCAAGTGGCGAGCGAGCCCACGCTTCAGTCGATCCGTGTGGATGACGCCGGCAAGCCACCCCCGGAGGAGCTGCCGACCGACCCGTCTGGCTCACTCGCCCCTCCGGTGCGGCCAGTGGCTGGAGTCGTGCGTGGTCGGCGCAGCCTTTCAACTCGACGCAAGCGGGATCTGTTGCTGGAAGTCGGTGGGCGTTGCCCCGTCCCGCGATGCGCTAGCTCCTCGATGGAGGTTGCGCATATCACGCCCTTGGCGATGGGGGGGACTAACGATTTCGGTAACCTGATATATCTGTGCGCCAACCATCATAGGCAGTACGATGGCGGGGAGTTCACAGAGCAGGATTTGCGCCTAATTAAGGCCCGCCTCGCCTGGAGTGCCGATCGATATACGAATGCCGAATATCTCTGGCTGGGGGTTTTCTCGAAAAATAGGGGAACTCATTTCCTTCACCCGGTTGAGGAGCGCAATTGCCTTCGCTTCCTCGAAGCCGATGGATATATCCAAAGAGTTGATACCCCGGGTGCAGCGAAGCCGGACATGGATACCTGGCGTCTGGCTGAGATCGGTGTACGTCTCGCAGGGGTATGGGCAGATTCTGGCGCTCCTGCGATCAACATCGCTACCGGTCCATAG
- a CDS encoding YdcF family protein, which yields MISTQDWADTRLIWDYHQMGHAPQPCSVAIGLGSHDLGVADAAVDLYRRGMAPLLVFTGATSPTTRERMPRGEAVHYRERALELGVPSSAVLVEPRARNTGENISFCRTLLREAGVDVPSVLLISKPYEERRAYATARKLWPEVEIVSASSPMTLDEYIDTIGDARLVIDMLVGALQRLLVYPEQGFMISQQVPDDVTEANDRLCRQGFTSRLLRDTTDQARSQTRR from the coding sequence GTGATCTCGACCCAGGACTGGGCAGACACCCGACTCATCTGGGACTACCACCAGATGGGGCACGCCCCGCAGCCGTGCTCGGTAGCGATCGGGCTCGGCAGCCACGACCTGGGCGTGGCGGATGCCGCCGTCGACCTGTACCGCCGAGGCATGGCCCCCTTGCTCGTGTTCACCGGCGCCACCAGCCCGACAACGCGCGAACGGATGCCCCGCGGCGAGGCCGTTCACTACCGCGAGCGCGCGTTGGAGCTTGGGGTCCCCAGCTCCGCCGTGCTCGTGGAGCCGCGAGCACGGAACACAGGCGAGAACATCAGCTTCTGTCGCACGCTGCTGCGAGAGGCCGGCGTCGACGTGCCCTCCGTCCTGCTCATCAGCAAGCCGTACGAGGAGCGACGTGCGTACGCCACGGCGCGGAAGCTCTGGCCCGAAGTGGAGATCGTCAGCGCTTCCAGCCCGATGACGCTCGACGAGTACATCGACACCATCGGCGACGCCCGACTGGTCATCGACATGCTGGTCGGTGCGTTGCAGCGGCTGTTGGTCTATCCCGAGCAGGGCTTCATGATCAGCCAGCAGGTCCCGGACGACGTGACCGAGGCTAACGACCGACTCTGCCGGCAGGGCTTCACGAGTCGCCTCTTGCGAGACACGACCGATCAGGCGCGGAGCCAGACACGTCGGTGA
- the thrC gene encoding threonine synthase — protein sequence MSSNRTHQWRGIIEEYRDRLPVTATTPVVTLREGGTPLVPAQVLSERTGCEVHLKVEGANPTGSFKDRGMTMAITKAKEDGAKAVICASTGNTSASAAAYAVRAGMVSAVLVPRGKIALGKMGQALIHGAKILQVDGNFDDCLDLARALSDNYPVALVNSVNPVRIEGQKTAAFEIVDALGDAPDIHVLPVGNAGNITAYWKGFKEYKADGLASRTPRVWGFQASGSAPIVRGEIVKEPHTIATAIRIGNPASWDYALQARDESGGFIDEVTDRQILSAYRLLAAQEGVFVEPASAASVAGLLKAVELGLVDPGQKIVCTVTGNGLKDPDWAVAGAPQPVTIPVDAEAAAIRLGLV from the coding sequence ATGAGCAGCAATCGCACCCACCAGTGGCGCGGCATCATCGAGGAGTACCGGGACCGCCTGCCGGTCACGGCCACGACTCCGGTGGTCACGCTCCGCGAGGGCGGCACTCCCCTCGTCCCCGCCCAGGTGCTCTCCGAGCGCACCGGCTGCGAGGTACACCTCAAGGTCGAGGGGGCCAACCCCACCGGGTCCTTCAAGGACCGCGGCATGACCATGGCGATCACCAAGGCCAAGGAGGACGGCGCCAAGGCCGTCATCTGCGCCTCCACGGGCAACACCTCGGCCTCCGCCGCCGCCTACGCGGTGCGCGCCGGGATGGTCTCCGCCGTCCTCGTGCCCCGCGGCAAGATCGCGCTGGGCAAGATGGGCCAGGCCCTGATCCACGGCGCGAAGATCCTCCAGGTCGACGGCAACTTCGACGACTGCCTCGACCTCGCCCGGGCGCTGTCCGACAACTACCCGGTGGCGCTGGTCAATTCCGTCAACCCGGTACGCATCGAGGGCCAGAAGACGGCGGCCTTCGAGATCGTGGACGCGCTCGGCGACGCCCCCGACATCCACGTGCTGCCCGTCGGCAACGCCGGCAACATCACCGCGTACTGGAAGGGCTTCAAGGAGTACAAGGCCGATGGCCTGGCCTCCCGTACGCCCCGCGTGTGGGGTTTCCAGGCCTCCGGCTCCGCGCCCATCGTGCGCGGGGAGATCGTCAAGGAGCCGCACACCATCGCCACGGCGATCCGTATCGGCAACCCGGCCTCGTGGGACTACGCCCTGCAGGCCCGGGACGAGTCGGGCGGCTTCATCGACGAGGTGACGGACCGCCAGATCCTGTCCGCCTACCGCCTGTTGGCCGCTCAGGAGGGCGTCTTCGTCGAGCCCGCCTCGGCCGCGTCGGTGGCCGGTCTGCTCAAGGCCGTCGAGCTCGGTCTGGTCGACCCCGGCCAGAAGATCGTCTGCACCGTCACCGGCAACGGCCTGAAGGACCCCGACTGGGCGGTCGCCGGCGCTCCGCAGCCGGTCACCATTCCGGTCGACGCCGAGGCCGCCGCCATCCGCCTCGGTCTCGTCTGA
- a CDS encoding nuclease-related domain-containing protein, producing the protein MIAERGPSKVQRLTAKLLRQPSEWDSWYAGLEGERRVGRELERLTPLGWRVLHGIEKGNGGDIDHVLIGPGGVFSINTKNHRGASVWVGDSMAKINGGKPRPYAAASQAEADFVRKVLGRYCAFDVPVEPVLVFVGISSLDRAATQFAVHVYQEREVSALGPLAGKLTPEQVEHVYGVARHRRVWLRA; encoded by the coding sequence ATGATCGCCGAACGAGGCCCGTCGAAGGTGCAGCGGCTGACCGCGAAGTTATTGCGGCAGCCCTCGGAGTGGGACAGCTGGTACGCGGGCCTGGAAGGTGAGCGTCGGGTAGGTCGTGAGCTGGAGCGCCTAACCCCACTCGGCTGGCGAGTGCTTCACGGCATCGAGAAGGGCAACGGCGGCGACATCGACCACGTACTGATCGGCCCTGGCGGCGTGTTCAGCATCAACACCAAGAACCACCGAGGCGCCTCGGTATGGGTCGGCGACTCCATGGCCAAGATCAACGGCGGAAAGCCGCGTCCCTACGCTGCGGCAAGCCAGGCCGAGGCCGATTTCGTCCGGAAGGTTCTGGGGCGGTACTGCGCCTTCGATGTGCCTGTCGAGCCGGTTCTGGTCTTCGTCGGCATCTCGTCACTGGACCGGGCGGCCACGCAGTTCGCCGTCCACGTCTACCAGGAACGGGAGGTGTCGGCCTTGGGGCCGCTCGCCGGGAAGCTCACGCCCGAGCAGGTGGAGCACGTGTACGGCGTCGCCCGTCACCGACGTGTCTGGCTCCGCGCCTGA
- a CDS encoding M23 family metallopeptidase, with translation MTLSPTFHTTLRTTLWKRHGLLFAAGTLCVLANTDGLSPLWFTGLFLLAVGGTMRWTLTRRQRPTGDHPPVPMRIPVEGPWTAHNSPADKVPSHTHSHAQTYAIDLIHHPAGGPEAPPFTNLWPLARRPEHYPTFGRPVLAPADGVVVATAHRMRDHWTRSSLPSFAYLYLEGFVRSLGWPCHLWGNYILLDTGDNVVAGFAHLRRGSLRVRPGDHVRAGQHLADCGNSGNSSEPHLHFQLMTTPDPTTAQGIPFTWHYHPVTEPPRTGIPSNTTLFTG, from the coding sequence ATGACCCTTAGCCCCACCTTCCATACGACCCTCCGTACGACCCTCTGGAAGCGCCACGGCCTCCTCTTCGCCGCCGGCACGCTCTGCGTCCTCGCCAACACCGACGGCCTGAGCCCCCTGTGGTTCACCGGCCTGTTCCTCCTCGCCGTCGGCGGCACCATGCGCTGGACCCTGACCCGCCGCCAGCGCCCGACCGGCGACCACCCCCCGGTCCCGATGCGCATCCCCGTCGAAGGCCCCTGGACCGCACACAACAGCCCCGCCGACAAGGTCCCCAGCCACACCCACAGCCACGCCCAGACCTACGCCATCGACCTGATCCACCACCCCGCCGGGGGCCCCGAGGCGCCCCCGTTCACCAACCTCTGGCCGCTGGCCCGCCGCCCCGAGCACTACCCGACCTTCGGCCGGCCGGTCCTGGCCCCCGCCGACGGGGTGGTCGTCGCCACCGCGCACCGCATGCGCGACCACTGGACCCGCTCCTCGCTCCCGTCCTTCGCGTACCTCTACCTCGAAGGCTTCGTCCGCAGCCTCGGCTGGCCCTGCCACCTCTGGGGCAACTACATCCTTCTGGACACCGGCGACAACGTCGTCGCCGGCTTCGCCCACCTCCGCCGCGGCTCCCTGCGCGTACGCCCCGGAGACCACGTCCGAGCCGGCCAGCACCTGGCGGACTGCGGCAACTCCGGAAACTCCTCCGAACCCCACCTCCACTTCCAGCTCATGACCACCCCCGACCCCACCACCGCCCAAGGCATCCCCTTCACTTGGCACTACCACCCGGTCACCGAACCCCCCCGAACCGGCATCCCCTCCAACACCACCCTCTTCACGGGGTGA
- a CDS encoding response regulator yields the protein MAKSRTRGPGRTYSRVVSGASGRVLVVDDNKVIRQLIKVNLELEGFEVVTANDGAECLDVVHHVLPDVITLDVVMPRLDGFGAAAQLRADPRTRHLPVAIVSACTQNEVEAGIAAGVDAFLAKPFEPAELVRVVHRLIERRDRRERKGAPAGRGRG from the coding sequence GTGGCGAAAAGCCGGACGCGGGGGCCGGGGCGGACCTACTCTCGAGTTGTGTCAGGCGCCTCGGGCCGGGTGCTTGTTGTCGACGACAACAAGGTCATCCGGCAGCTGATCAAGGTCAATCTCGAGCTGGAGGGCTTCGAGGTCGTGACCGCGAACGATGGTGCCGAATGCCTGGACGTGGTGCACCACGTGCTCCCCGATGTGATCACTCTTGATGTGGTCATGCCTCGCCTGGACGGGTTCGGTGCCGCCGCGCAGTTGCGGGCCGACCCGAGGACGCGGCATCTGCCCGTGGCGATCGTGAGCGCCTGTACGCAGAACGAGGTCGAGGCCGGGATCGCCGCCGGTGTGGACGCCTTCCTCGCCAAGCCCTTCGAGCCCGCGGAGCTGGTGCGCGTCGTGCACCGGCTCATCGAGCGCCGCGACAGGAGAGAGAGGAAGGGCGCTCCCGCAGGGAGAGGGAGGGGCTGA